The region AATTTTAAAAGTATTTTAAAAATTATTGTAGGAGTTTCATTTGTTTTTGCTGTAATCCATATCTTAAAAGTTCTATTTTTAGTAGATTTTAGCAATGCATCTGTTAGTAATATTAGAAATGTTGCAGGCATATCAAATCAAATAGAAATATTTTCGCTGGTTATTTTATTGATATCTAAGAAGTATAAAGAGCTGGAGATCATCAATAACAAGTTGTATAAGAGAATCATATTAATCGTGTTTTTCATATCTTTTTCGCTCTATTTTTCAAGAACAATGATTGTTGCTTTGGTTATTTTTTTGTTAGCTTCTTATAGTTATTTAATTATAACGAAGAAAGCTATAAAGTATGGTCTCTTAATTTTAGTGTCATTTAGTTTATTTTATGCGTATTTATTTAGCAGAGAATTTGAAAGAGATAAACCAGGAATAGAATCATTTTTATATAAAATGAAAGTAGCCCCCGCAGAAATTTTTTTACCTGTTAAAAGTATAGACATAAAAGACCATGCAAAATTATGGGACCGTTGGCGCGCTTACGAAGCTAGTATGGCAATCAATCAAATGAACACATTTTCAAGTTTTGCAATAGGTAAAGGTTTTGGAGCGCTGGTAGATTTGAAATTTTATGCGCCTTTGGGATCAGAAAACATGAGGTATATACCTATTTTACACAACGGTTATGTGACCATCTTTTTTAAAACAGGCGTTTTTGGATTGTTATTTTATTTGGTATTCTTAGTAGCACTGTATTTATATTCTTACAAAAAAGCAAGTTTTATTCAGAAAAGAGTCATTTATAATTTAATAGGCGGTATTGCTGTGTATTATGTATTTACAACTTTAATTATAACAGGTATTTATAATGTTATGGATATATATACTTTTATCTTAGGAATACTGTTATATTTTAGTATTGATGTTGAAAAAAAATTGGAAGTAGAATGAAAATAGGAATCATAGGTACTAGAGGTATTCCAAATCATTATGGTGGCTTTGAACAATTTGCAGAATATTTAGCTACTTTTTTGGTAGAAAAAAATTGTGAAGTTTATGTTTATAACTCATCCAATCATCCTTACAAAGAAAAATTATTTAAAGGAGTACACATCATACATTGCAACGATCCGGAAAATAGAACGGGTACAATCGGTCAATTCATATATGATTTAAATTGTATTTTAGATACAAAAAAAAGAGATTTAGATATTATTTTACAATTAGGCTATACAAGTAGTTCTGTTTGGTCTTTTCTTTTTCCAGAGAAACCATTAATTATCACCAATATGGATGGTTTAGAGTGGAAAAGGAGCAAATACACTTTTTTTGTTAAAAAATTCTTGAAATTTGCAGAGAGATTAGCGGTAAAACACAGTGATTTTCTTGTTTCGGATTCAGAAGGAATTAAAAAATACATAGATAATAAATATCAAAAAGACTCTAAGTTTATAGCTTACGGAAGTGAAATAGTAGCTGATGTAGATAAGAACGTTTTAGATAAGTTTCAATTGGAGAAACTAAAATATAACATGCTAATTGCTAGGATAGAACCAGAGAATAATGTTGAAACTATTTTAGATGGTGTCGTTTTAAGTAAAAGTAAAACTCCATTTTTAGTTATTGGTGATTATACGATCAATAATTTTGGAAAAAGAATAAAGGAAAAATTTAAAAGTTATCGTCAAATAATTTTTCTTGGAAGTATTTATAATAAAAGTGAATTAAACTCGTTAAGATATTTTTGTAATCTATATTTTCATGGGCATTCAGTAGGAGGTACAAACCCTTCTTTGTTAGAGGCTATGGGTTCTACTAATTTAATAATTGCACACAATAATATCTTTAATAAAGCAGTTCTTAAAGAGAACGCATATTATTTTTTTAATGCTGAAGATGTAAGTTTTTATTTAACACGTAAAAGTAAAGAATTTGAACAGACAAAAATTAAGAATAATATGCTAAAAATTAAGAATGAGTATGATATTAATAAAATAAATGGAAGTTATCT is a window of Polaribacter litorisediminis DNA encoding:
- a CDS encoding O-antigen ligase family protein, with the protein product MLKISTHKTYLSLILLALISISIFEINYLLLIITFFIYYSKISKDLVVIVLFLASIVVLACISSLFNNYVVYDWIKDLAYFTRPIAAILAGYLVSKKINNFKSILKIIVGVSFVFAVIHILKVLFLVDFSNASVSNIRNVAGISNQIEIFSLVILLISKKYKELEIINNKLYKRIILIVFFISFSLYFSRTMIVALVIFLLASYSYLIITKKAIKYGLLILVSFSLFYAYLFSREFERDKPGIESFLYKMKVAPAEIFLPVKSIDIKDHAKLWDRWRAYEASMAINQMNTFSSFAIGKGFGALVDLKFYAPLGSENMRYIPILHNGYVTIFFKTGVFGLLFYLVFLVALYLYSYKKASFIQKRVIYNLIGGIAVYYVFTTLIITGIYNVMDIYTFILGILLYFSIDVEKKLEVE
- a CDS encoding DUF1972 domain-containing protein: MKIGIIGTRGIPNHYGGFEQFAEYLATFLVEKNCEVYVYNSSNHPYKEKLFKGVHIIHCNDPENRTGTIGQFIYDLNCILDTKKRDLDIILQLGYTSSSVWSFLFPEKPLIITNMDGLEWKRSKYTFFVKKFLKFAERLAVKHSDFLVSDSEGIKKYIDNKYQKDSKFIAYGSEIVADVDKNVLDKFQLEKLKYNMLIARIEPENNVETILDGVVLSKSKTPFLVIGDYTINNFGKRIKEKFKSYRQIIFLGSIYNKSELNSLRYFCNLYFHGHSVGGTNPSLLEAMGSTNLIIAHNNIFNKAVLKENAYYFFNAEDVSFYLTRKSKEFEQTKIKNNMLKIKNEYDINKINGSYLSYFYECLATN